A region from the Variovorax paradoxus genome encodes:
- the serC gene encoding 3-phosphoserine/phosphohydroxythreonine transaminase, whose amino-acid sequence MTQQQPQPAGTRPYNFSAGPAAMPEAVLQRAASEMLDWQGSGMSVMEMSHRGKEFGAICTQAEADIRTLLAVPENFHILFMQGGGLGENAIVPMNLSRGKAADFVITGSWSIKSQKEAQRYCTANIAASNAGDHHTRLPDPSTWQLAKDASYVHLCTNETINGIEFQQLPDLAALGSNAPLVIDFSSHVASRSVDWRRVGLAFGGAQKNLGPAGLTLVIVRDDLLGHALEICPSAFNYKIVADNKSMYNTPPTWGIYMAGLTFQWLLQQKEGALTGVAAMEQRNIAKAKLLYDFIDTSSFYLNKIDPGCRSRMNVPFFLVDESRNDAFLAGAREAGLLQLKGHKSVGGMRASIYNAMPLEGVQALVSYMREFERSHA is encoded by the coding sequence GTGACTCAGCAGCAGCCCCAGCCCGCCGGCACGCGCCCGTACAATTTTTCCGCCGGTCCGGCTGCCATGCCGGAGGCGGTGCTGCAACGCGCCGCCTCTGAAATGCTCGACTGGCAGGGCAGCGGAATGAGCGTGATGGAAATGAGCCATCGCGGCAAGGAATTCGGCGCGATCTGCACCCAGGCCGAAGCCGACATCCGCACGCTGCTGGCCGTGCCCGAGAATTTCCACATTCTCTTCATGCAGGGTGGCGGCCTCGGCGAGAACGCCATCGTGCCGATGAACCTGTCGCGCGGCAAAGCCGCCGACTTCGTCATCACCGGCAGCTGGAGCATCAAGTCGCAGAAGGAAGCGCAGCGCTACTGCACGGCGAACATCGCCGCCAGCAACGCCGGCGACCATCACACGCGGCTGCCCGATCCTTCTACGTGGCAACTGGCCAAGGATGCCTCGTACGTGCACCTGTGCACCAACGAGACCATCAACGGCATCGAGTTCCAGCAACTGCCCGACCTCGCGGCCCTTGGCAGCAATGCGCCGCTGGTGATCGACTTTTCGTCGCACGTGGCCTCGCGCAGCGTCGACTGGCGCCGTGTCGGCCTTGCCTTCGGCGGCGCGCAGAAGAACCTCGGGCCGGCCGGCCTCACGCTCGTGATCGTGCGGGACGACCTGCTCGGACATGCGCTCGAGATCTGCCCGAGCGCGTTCAACTACAAGATCGTGGCCGACAACAAGTCCATGTACAACACCCCGCCAACCTGGGGCATCTACATGGCGGGGCTCACGTTCCAGTGGCTGCTGCAGCAGAAAGAAGGCGCGCTCACAGGCGTGGCCGCCATGGAACAGCGCAACATCGCGAAGGCGAAGCTGCTGTACGACTTCATCGACACCTCTTCGTTCTACCTCAACAAGATCGACCCGGGCTGCCGTTCGCGCATGAACGTGCCGTTCTTCCTGGTGGACGAGAGCCGCAACGACGCCTTCCTGGCCGGTGCGCGCGAGGCCGGCCTGCTGCAGCTCAAGGGCCACAAGTCGGTCGGCGGCATGCGCGCGAGCATCTACAACGCCATGCCGCTGGAAGGCGTACAGGCACTCGTGAGCTACATGCGAGAATTCGAGCGATCGCATGCCTAG
- the pheA gene encoding prephenate dehydratase, giving the protein MTASAPTPPFSPDNSESLADLRVQIDSLDQQLLGLLNERAHVAELVGEVKKREGTPYFRPDRVAQVIEKMQKSNAGPLKDLHVAAIWREIMSACLALESPQRVAVLGPEGTFCEQAAIEYFGGAADLIYCASFDEVFHATAAGSAQYGVVGVENSTEGVVTRSLDLFLHSPTHVVGEVSLLVRHHLLRSSNTLDGVEAVLAHPQALAQCQTWLSKHLPNAERRAVSSNAEGARLAATNPAWAALAGERAATRFGLHIVAHAIQDDSYNRTRFSVICLPQTLAMPPASGRDCTSLIVSVPNRPGAVHDLLVPLKVNNVSMTRFESRPARTGQWEYYFYIDLDGHPSQPNVAAALAELRGLCAFYKVLGAYPVKA; this is encoded by the coding sequence ATGACCGCCTCCGCTCCAACACCGCCCTTCTCTCCCGACAACTCCGAAAGCCTTGCCGATCTGCGCGTGCAGATCGACTCGCTCGACCAGCAACTGCTCGGCCTGCTCAATGAGCGGGCCCATGTGGCAGAGCTGGTGGGCGAGGTCAAGAAGCGTGAAGGCACCCCCTACTTCCGCCCCGATCGCGTGGCCCAGGTCATCGAGAAGATGCAAAAGAGCAATGCGGGCCCGCTCAAGGACCTGCACGTGGCCGCCATCTGGCGCGAAATCATGTCGGCCTGCCTGGCGCTCGAATCGCCGCAGCGCGTGGCCGTGCTGGGCCCCGAGGGCACCTTCTGCGAACAGGCTGCCATCGAATACTTCGGCGGCGCCGCCGACCTGATCTATTGCGCCAGCTTCGACGAGGTGTTTCACGCCACGGCAGCCGGCAGCGCCCAGTACGGCGTGGTGGGCGTCGAAAACTCGACCGAAGGCGTGGTCACTCGTTCGCTCGACCTGTTCCTGCATTCGCCAACCCATGTGGTCGGCGAGGTCAGCCTGCTGGTGCGCCACCATCTGCTGCGCAGCAGCAACACGCTCGATGGCGTCGAGGCCGTGCTGGCCCACCCGCAAGCGCTGGCGCAGTGCCAGACCTGGCTGTCGAAGCACCTGCCCAACGCCGAGCGGCGTGCGGTTTCGAGCAATGCCGAAGGCGCGCGGCTCGCGGCCACCAACCCGGCCTGGGCCGCGCTGGCCGGCGAACGCGCCGCCACCCGCTTCGGCCTGCACATCGTGGCGCACGCGATCCAGGACGACTCGTACAACCGCACCCGCTTCTCCGTGATCTGCCTGCCGCAGACGCTGGCCATGCCGCCGGCCTCGGGACGCGACTGCACGAGCCTGATCGTCTCCGTGCCCAACCGTCCCGGCGCCGTGCACGACCTGCTGGTGCCGCTGAAGGTCAACAACGTCTCCATGACCCGCTTCGAGTCGCGCCCTGCGCGCACCGGCCAGTGGGAGTACTACTTCTACATCGACCTGGACGGCCATCCCTCGCAGCCCAACGTGGCTGCGGCATTGGCAGAGCTTCGCGGCCTCTGCGCGTTCTACAAGGTGCTGGGCGCCTACCCCGTCAAAGCCTGA
- a CDS encoding prephenate dehydrogenase yields the protein MFEQLGLIGCGLMGGSFALALKRAKLVKRVVGYSKSPSTTERARQLGVIDVAAPSALLAVSGSDLVLLAVPVAASEATFKAIRHGISSDTLVMDVGSTKGDVIEAARNGLQNHFANFVPAHPIAGKEVSGIEHAEASLYTGRKVVLTPVKATLRSNVQRASQIWSGIGANVVTMTHEEHDRAFAAVSHLPHLLAFAYINALITQPQGDHFLSLAGPGFRDFSRIAASDPVMWRDVLLANREQVLLQSQAFRKALLDLEALITTVDAQALEHSIAAASKVRAAWQPNTDASQDS from the coding sequence ATGTTCGAGCAATTGGGATTGATCGGCTGCGGCCTCATGGGCGGCTCCTTCGCGCTCGCGCTCAAGCGCGCGAAGCTCGTGAAACGCGTGGTCGGCTACAGCAAGTCGCCCTCCACCACCGAGCGGGCGCGCCAGCTCGGCGTGATCGACGTGGCGGCGCCTTCCGCGCTGCTGGCGGTCTCGGGCTCCGACCTCGTGCTGCTGGCGGTGCCGGTGGCGGCCTCGGAGGCCACCTTCAAGGCCATTCGCCACGGCATTTCGAGCGACACGCTGGTGATGGACGTGGGCTCGACCAAGGGCGACGTGATCGAAGCCGCACGCAACGGACTGCAGAACCATTTTGCGAACTTCGTTCCGGCCCATCCGATCGCCGGCAAGGAAGTGTCCGGCATCGAGCATGCCGAGGCTTCGCTCTACACGGGCCGCAAGGTCGTGCTGACCCCCGTCAAGGCCACGCTGCGCTCGAACGTGCAGCGCGCCTCGCAGATCTGGAGCGGCATTGGCGCCAACGTGGTCACCATGACGCACGAGGAGCACGACCGCGCCTTCGCGGCCGTGAGCCATCTGCCGCATCTGCTGGCCTTTGCCTACATCAACGCGCTGATCACGCAGCCGCAGGGCGACCATTTCCTGAGCCTCGCAGGGCCTGGGTTCCGCGATTTTTCGCGCATTGCGGCCAGCGACCCGGTCATGTGGCGCGACGTGCTGCTCGCCAACCGCGAGCAGGTACTGCTGCAATCGCAGGCATTCCGCAAGGCCCTGCTCGACCTCGAGGCGCTGATCACGACTGTCGACGCCCAGGCGCTCGAGCATTCGATTGCCGCCGCCAGCAAGGTCCGCGCCGCCTGGCAGCCCAACACCGACGCCTCGCAGGACTCCTGA
- a CDS encoding bifunctional 3-phosphoshikimate 1-carboxyvinyltransferase/cytidylate kinase produces the protein MFSTAFLDIPALAGASGTVRLPGSKSISNRVLLLAALASGTTTVHDLLDSDDTRVMLDALRALGCGIDAAGSTLRITGIGGQLKSNGPLLPLFLGNAGTAMRPLTAALSLLGGDFELSGVPRMHERPIGDLVDALTQLGCRIDYLGNPGYPPLRIRPVDHGALVLDAPIRVRGDVSSQFLTALLLALPLAARKDIVIEVVGELISKPYIEITLNLLARFGIAVRREGWERFTIPAGSRYSSPGDIHVEADASSASYFIALGAIATGASGQDSIRIEGVGADSIQGDIRFIDAAQQMGAQVDSGPNWLEVRRGAWPLKAIDLDANHIPDAAMTLAVMALYADGPSTLRNIASWRVKETDRIDAMANELRKLGATVDSGPDFIRVYPLEVSGWRAASIRTYDDHRVAMCFSLAAFNPAGLPVRILEPHCVAKTFPDYFETLFSVSDTHKVPVICIDGPTASGKGTLAAEVARLLGYHYLDSGSLYRVTGLAMRRAGLSAEAQHEAQIAVLAAALPLHFTEGKVLLAGEDVSDEIRTEAAGMDASRVSTLPAVRAALLALQQRFRRLPGLVADGRDMGTVIFPDAALKVFLTASAAQRAERRHKQLISKGISTTLDSLRSDLEARDARDSSRSVAPLKPAQDARHLDNSQLSIEQSIDTVLNWWQEKQPFKPA, from the coding sequence ATGTTCTCGACGGCATTCCTCGACATTCCTGCGCTGGCCGGGGCTTCGGGCACCGTGCGGCTGCCGGGCTCCAAGAGCATTTCGAACCGCGTGCTGCTGCTGGCCGCGCTGGCGAGCGGAACCACCACGGTCCACGACCTGCTCGACTCCGACGACACCCGCGTGATGCTCGATGCATTGCGCGCGCTCGGCTGCGGCATCGATGCGGCGGGCAGCACGCTGCGCATCACCGGCATCGGCGGCCAGCTGAAGTCCAACGGGCCTTTGCTGCCGCTTTTTCTGGGCAACGCGGGCACCGCGATGCGTCCGCTGACGGCCGCACTGTCGCTGCTCGGCGGCGATTTCGAACTGAGCGGCGTGCCACGCATGCACGAGCGGCCGATCGGCGACCTCGTCGATGCGCTGACCCAGCTCGGCTGCCGCATCGACTATCTGGGCAACCCCGGCTATCCGCCACTGCGGATCCGCCCGGTCGATCACGGCGCGCTGGTGCTCGATGCGCCGATCCGCGTGCGCGGTGACGTCTCGAGCCAATTCCTGACCGCGTTGCTCCTCGCCTTGCCGCTTGCCGCCCGCAAGGACATCGTGATCGAGGTGGTCGGCGAGCTGATCTCCAAGCCCTACATCGAGATCACGCTGAACCTGCTGGCGCGCTTCGGCATTGCCGTGCGGCGCGAGGGCTGGGAGCGCTTCACCATTCCCGCGGGCAGCCGCTACAGCTCGCCGGGCGACATCCACGTCGAGGCCGACGCCTCGTCTGCCAGCTATTTCATCGCACTGGGCGCGATTGCCACAGGCGCTTCCGGCCAGGACAGCATCCGGATCGAAGGCGTGGGCGCCGACTCGATCCAGGGCGACATCCGCTTCATCGACGCGGCGCAACAAATGGGCGCGCAGGTCGACAGCGGGCCGAACTGGCTCGAGGTGCGCCGCGGCGCCTGGCCGCTCAAGGCCATCGACCTCGACGCCAACCACATCCCCGATGCCGCGATGACGCTCGCCGTGATGGCGCTCTATGCCGACGGCCCCAGTACGCTGCGCAACATCGCCAGCTGGCGGGTCAAGGAAACCGACCGCATCGACGCCATGGCCAACGAACTCAGGAAGCTCGGCGCCACGGTGGACTCCGGCCCCGATTTCATCCGCGTCTATCCACTCGAGGTCTCAGGCTGGCGGGCGGCAAGCATCCGCACCTACGACGACCATCGCGTGGCCATGTGCTTTTCGCTTGCCGCGTTCAATCCGGCGGGTTTGCCGGTGCGCATTCTGGAGCCGCACTGCGTCGCCAAGACCTTTCCGGACTACTTCGAGACACTGTTCTCGGTGTCCGACACCCACAAGGTGCCGGTGATCTGCATCGACGGCCCGACGGCTTCCGGCAAGGGCACGCTCGCTGCCGAGGTGGCGCGCCTGCTCGGCTACCACTACCTGGATTCGGGCTCGCTCTACCGCGTGACCGGCCTGGCCATGCGGCGAGCCGGGCTCAGTGCCGAGGCGCAGCACGAGGCCCAGATCGCCGTCCTGGCGGCGGCCCTGCCCCTGCATTTCACCGAAGGCAAGGTGCTCCTGGCCGGCGAGGACGTGAGCGACGAGATCCGCACCGAAGCCGCCGGCATGGATGCCTCCCGCGTCTCCACGCTTCCCGCGGTGCGCGCAGCGCTTCTGGCCCTGCAGCAGCGTTTTCGGCGGCTCCCGGGCCTGGTGGCCGACGGCCGCGACATGGGCACCGTGATCTTCCCCGACGCGGCGCTCAAGGTCTTCCTGACGGCCAGCGCCGCCCAGAGGGCAGAACGCCGGCATAAGCAGTTGATTTCAAAGGGTATTTCAACTACACTCGACAGTCTTCGCTCCGACTTGGAAGCACGCGACGCCAGGGACTCGTCCCGCAGTGTCGCTCCCCTCAAGCCGGCGCAGGATGCCCGCCATCTCGACAACTCCCAGCTGTCCATCGAGCAATCGATCGATACGGTGTTGAACTGGTGGCAGGAAAAGCAACCGTTCAAGCCCGCTTGA
- the rpsA gene encoding 30S ribosomal protein S1, with protein sequence MSESFADLFEESLKRSEMRTGEVITAEVVRVEHNHVVVNAGLKSEAYVPIEEFKNDKGELEVQAGDFVSVAIGSVENGYGDTILSRDTAKRLASWLALEKALESGDFVTGTTSGKVKGGLTVLVNGIRAFLPGSLIDTRPIKDLTPYENKTLEFKVIKLDRKRNNVVLSRRAVVEASMGEERAKLMETLKEGAVVRGVVKNITEYGAFVDLGGIDGLLHITDMAWRRVRHPSEVVQAGQEITAKILKFDTEKNRVSLGLKQMGDDPWMGVSRRYPQSTRLFGKVTNIADYGAFVELEPGIEGLVHVSEMDWTNKNIAPNKIVSLGDEVEVMVLEIDEDKRRISLGMKQCKANPWQEFAQNTKRGDRVKGPIKSITDFGVFVGLAAGIDGLVHLSDLSWNEAGETAVRNYKKGQEVEAIVLAVDVDRERISLGIKQLDSDPFTTFTTVNDKGQIVTGKVKTVDARGAEIDLGEDILGYLRASEISRDRVEDARNVLKEGDEVTAIVLNVDRKTRNIQLSIKQKDMVDEQGAMANLSQQSARENAGTTSLGALLRAKLDNNDSK encoded by the coding sequence ATGTCTGAATCTTTTGCCGACCTATTCGAAGAGTCCCTGAAGCGTTCCGAAATGCGCACCGGCGAGGTCATCACGGCCGAAGTCGTGCGCGTCGAACACAACCACGTGGTGGTCAACGCCGGCCTCAAGTCCGAAGCGTATGTGCCGATCGAGGAGTTCAAGAACGACAAGGGCGAACTCGAAGTCCAGGCCGGCGATTTCGTTTCCGTTGCCATCGGCAGCGTTGAAAACGGCTACGGCGACACCATCCTCTCGCGCGACACCGCCAAGCGCCTCGCTTCGTGGCTCGCCCTGGAGAAGGCGCTCGAATCCGGCGACTTCGTCACCGGCACCACCAGCGGCAAGGTCAAGGGCGGCCTCACGGTGCTCGTCAACGGCATCCGCGCATTCCTGCCGGGCTCGCTGATCGACACGCGTCCGATCAAGGACCTGACCCCGTACGAGAACAAGACCCTCGAATTCAAGGTCATCAAGCTCGACCGCAAGCGCAACAACGTCGTGCTGTCGCGCCGTGCCGTGGTCGAAGCCAGCATGGGCGAAGAACGCGCCAAGCTGATGGAAACCCTGAAGGAAGGCGCAGTCGTGCGCGGTGTGGTCAAGAACATCACCGAATACGGTGCGTTCGTCGACCTCGGCGGCATCGACGGCCTGCTGCACATCACCGACATGGCATGGCGCCGTGTCCGCCACCCGAGCGAAGTCGTTCAGGCCGGCCAGGAAATCACCGCCAAGATCCTCAAGTTCGACACCGAGAAGAACCGTGTCTCGCTGGGTCTGAAGCAAATGGGCGACGACCCGTGGATGGGTGTTTCGCGCCGCTACCCGCAATCGACCCGCCTGTTCGGCAAGGTCACGAACATTGCCGACTACGGCGCGTTCGTCGAACTCGAACCCGGCATCGAAGGCCTGGTGCACGTCTCCGAAATGGACTGGACCAACAAGAACATCGCTCCGAACAAGATCGTCTCGCTGGGCGACGAAGTCGAAGTCATGGTCCTCGAAATCGACGAAGACAAGCGCCGCATCAGCCTGGGCATGAAGCAGTGCAAGGCCAACCCGTGGCAAGAGTTCGCGCAGAACACCAAGCGCGGCGACCGCGTCAAGGGCCCGATCAAGTCGATCACCGACTTCGGCGTGTTCGTGGGCCTGGCTGCCGGCATCGACGGCCTGGTGCACCTCTCGGACCTCTCGTGGAACGAAGCCGGCGAAACCGCCGTTCGCAACTACAAGAAGGGCCAGGAAGTCGAAGCGATCGTGCTGGCCGTGGACGTGGACCGCGAGCGCATCAGCCTGGGCATCAAGCAGCTCGACAGCGACCCGTTCACCACCTTCACCACCGTGAACGACAAGGGCCAGATCGTGACCGGCAAGGTCAAGACGGTTGATGCCCGCGGCGCTGAAATCGACCTCGGCGAAGACATCCTCGGCTACCTGCGCGCCAGCGAAATCTCCCGCGACCGCGTGGAAGATGCCCGCAACGTGCTGAAGGAAGGCGACGAAGTCACTGCCATCGTGCTGAACGTGGATCGCAAGACCCGCAACATCCAGCTGTCGATCAAGCAGAAGGACATGGTCGACGAACAAGGCGCCATGGCCAACCTGAGCCAGCAGTCGGCACGCGAAAACGCGGGCACGACGAGCCTGGGCGCCCTGCTGCGCGCCAAGCTCGACAACAACGACAGCAAGTAA
- a CDS encoding integration host factor subunit beta: MTRSDLVEELAARFAQLTHRDAEYAVKTILDAMSDALVRGHRIEIRGFGSFSVNRRPPRIGRNPRSGESVQIPEKRVPHFKPGKALREAVDAKTAELDAREAKGRKA; this comes from the coding sequence ATGACCCGCTCTGACCTCGTCGAAGAACTCGCAGCGCGCTTTGCGCAGCTGACGCACCGCGATGCCGAATACGCCGTCAAGACCATCCTCGACGCGATGAGCGACGCGCTGGTGCGCGGGCACCGCATCGAGATCCGCGGTTTCGGCAGCTTCTCGGTCAACCGGCGTCCGCCGCGCATCGGCCGCAACCCGCGTTCGGGCGAGAGCGTTCAGATTCCCGAGAAGCGGGTGCCGCACTTCAAGCCCGGCAAGGCACTGCGCGAGGCCGTCGATGCCAAGACCGCCGAGCTCGACGCCAGGGAAGCCAAGGGCCGCAAGGCCTGA
- a CDS encoding LapA family protein, translating to MKYLLWLLKAAIFFTLFAFALNNQHDATVYFFFGTHWRAPLVLVVLAAFAGGLVVGALGMLPGWWKHRAAAAQAPAARGDEAAAPAPSTPAPAAAPPSISATDLPTVRQHGL from the coding sequence ATGAAATACCTCCTGTGGCTGCTCAAGGCAGCCATTTTTTTTACGCTTTTTGCTTTCGCGCTGAACAACCAGCACGACGCGACCGTCTATTTCTTCTTCGGCACGCATTGGCGCGCACCCCTGGTGCTCGTGGTGCTCGCAGCTTTCGCCGGTGGCCTGGTGGTCGGTGCGCTGGGCATGCTGCCTGGATGGTGGAAGCACCGTGCGGCAGCGGCGCAGGCTCCTGCCGCGCGCGGCGACGAAGCCGCGGCTCCTGCGCCCTCCACGCCTGCTCCGGCAGCGGCGCCGCCGTCCATTTCCGCCACCGACCTCCCCACCGTACGCCAACATGGACTTTGA
- the lapB gene encoding lipopolysaccharide assembly protein LapB produces the protein MDFDPSWLLISLPVAFVLGWLASRFDIRQLKLENRQAPKAYFRGLNFLLNEQQDQAIDAFIEAVQNDPDTQELHFALGNLFRRRGEYQRAVRVHEHLLGRGDLSRSDRERAQHALAQDFLRAGLLDRAEAALQKLEGTRYENEARLSLLAIYERSREWAQAAAVAQKLDESDQASYSTRRAHHLCEQASEQVAAGDLAAAGRLLSEAVALAPQAPRPAIDSATLQLRNGDGAKAFDTLAALSGTAPLALPLYAAALQQAAVAAHREGEALALLQRHYAESPSIDVLEALIALGGSPTGAIPAANGQPLVPRDGYIAHLAQQPSLVAASRWLAGERFEHEQFHPQVQRALDQATRPLMRYRCAACGFEAHQHFWHCPGCQAWDSYPPRRVEEL, from the coding sequence ATGGACTTTGATCCCAGCTGGCTGCTGATCAGCCTGCCCGTCGCCTTTGTCCTGGGCTGGCTTGCCTCGCGCTTCGACATCCGGCAACTCAAGCTCGAGAACCGGCAAGCCCCCAAGGCGTATTTCCGCGGCCTCAACTTTCTTCTCAACGAACAGCAGGACCAGGCCATCGATGCCTTCATCGAGGCCGTGCAGAACGATCCCGACACGCAGGAACTGCACTTCGCCCTGGGCAACCTGTTTCGCCGGCGCGGCGAATACCAGCGTGCGGTCCGCGTGCACGAGCATCTGCTGGGCCGCGGCGACTTGAGCCGCAGCGACCGCGAACGCGCGCAGCACGCGCTGGCGCAGGATTTCCTGCGCGCCGGGCTGCTCGATCGCGCCGAAGCCGCGCTGCAAAAACTCGAGGGCACGCGCTACGAGAACGAGGCGCGGCTTTCGCTCCTGGCCATCTACGAGCGCTCGCGCGAATGGGCGCAGGCCGCCGCCGTGGCGCAGAAGCTCGACGAGTCCGACCAGGCCAGCTACAGCACGCGCCGGGCCCACCACCTTTGCGAGCAGGCCTCCGAACAAGTGGCGGCCGGCGACCTGGCCGCGGCCGGCCGGCTGCTCTCCGAGGCGGTGGCGCTGGCCCCTCAGGCACCCCGCCCCGCCATCGACTCCGCCACGCTGCAGCTGCGCAATGGCGACGGCGCCAAGGCCTTCGACACCCTTGCCGCGCTGAGCGGCACCGCTCCGCTCGCCCTGCCGCTGTATGCCGCTGCGCTGCAGCAGGCCGCGGTGGCCGCACACCGCGAGGGTGAAGCGCTCGCGCTGCTGCAGCGGCACTATGCCGAGTCGCCATCGATCGATGTGCTCGAAGCGCTGATCGCACTCGGTGGTTCGCCGACCGGCGCGATTCCGGCGGCCAACGGCCAGCCACTCGTTCCGCGCGACGGCTACATCGCGCATCTCGCCCAGCAGCCCTCGCTGGTTGCCGCCTCGCGCTGGCTGGCCGGCGAGCGCTTCGAGCACGAGCAGTTCCACCCGCAGGTGCAGCGCGCGCTCGACCAGGCCACGCGGCCGCTGATGCGCTACCGCTGCGCCGCCTGCGGCTTCGAGGCGCACCAGCATTTCT